The following are from one region of the Canis lupus familiaris isolate Mischka breed German Shepherd chromosome 30, alternate assembly UU_Cfam_GSD_1.0, whole genome shotgun sequence genome:
- the CATSPER2 gene encoding cation channel sperm-associated protein 2 isoform X1, which yields MATSHPTGHVQLPRADAIRSRLIDTFSLIEHLQGLSQAVPRHTIREIVDPSGQKKLMLGDQHQLVRFSIKPRHVERITRARRLMSRLRVRYSQRPPLSLWAGWVLECPLFTNFIIFLIFLNTIVLMVEIELLESSNTKLWSLKLTLEVAAWFILLIFILEILLMWISSFFLFWKNAWNVFDFVVTVSSLLPEVVVLVGVTGQSVWLQLLRICRVLRSLKLFARFRQIRVIILALMRALKSMTFLLMLLLIFFYIFAVTGVYFFEDYTRSTRQDLEYHMFFSDLLNSLVTVFILFTMDHWYALLQDTWKVPEVSRAFSSIYVILWLLLGSIIFRNIIVAMMVTNFQNIRNELNEEMTHLEVQHKADIFKRQIIQRRQNLSPEAMRSSLSKVDARNANQQRESVDLSKAFEEESKHNADEEGSRAPVSKTKASLSKMKKSSSSPSSHSSYFSSSSYSSSSDSRYVDPIGQLDWETHVHQNLPGLMQMDQDDQVVWPRDSLFRYFELLEKLQYNLEERKQLQEFAVQALMNFEDK from the exons ATGGCCACCAGTCACCCAACAGGACACGTGCAACTGCCCCGAGCTGATGCCATTCGTTCACGTCTCATTGATACTTTCTCTCTCATCGAGCATCTGCAAGGCTTGAGCCAAGCTGTGCCAAGACACACTATCCGAGAGATAGTTG ATCCTTCTGGCCAGAAGAAGCTTATGTTGGGAGATCAACACCAGCTTGTGCGCTTCTCCATAAAGCCTCGACACGTAGAACGAATTACACGTGCCCGGAGACTGATGAGCAGGCTTCGAGTGCGCTATAGTCAGAGGCCACCCCTTTCTTTGTGGGCTGGATGGGTCCTTGAGT GTCCTCTCTTCACAAACTTCAtcatctttctcatctttttgaaTACGATTGTACTGATGGTTGAAATAG AACTGCTTGAATCCTCAAATACCAAACTGTGGTCACTGAAACTGACACTGGAGGTGGCAGCTTGGTTCATCTTGCTTATTTTCATCTTAGAGATCCTTCTTATGTGGATATCCAgctttttcctcttctggaagAATGCCTGGAATGTCTTTGATTTTGTTGTCACAGTATCG TCCCTGCTTCCTGAAGTTGTGGTACTGGTAGGGGTAACAGGCCAGTCTGTGTGGCTCCAGTTGCTGAGGATCTGCCGGGTGCTAAGATCTCTCAAACTCTTTGCACGATTCCGTCAAATTCGAGTCATTATTTTGGCCCTCATGAGGGCTCTCAAG AGCATGACCTTCCTCTTGATGTTGCTGCTCATCTTCTTCTACATTTTTGCTGTGACTGGTGTCTACTTCTTTGAGGATTACACCCGTTCAACTCGCCAGGACCTGGAGTACCACATGTTCTTCTC GGACCTGCTGAATTCTCTGGTGACAGTGTTCATCCTCTTCACCATGGACCATTGGTATGCACTGCTTCAGGATACCTGGAAGGTGCCTGAAGTCAGCCGTGCCTTCAGCAGCATCTATGTCATCCTTTGGTTGTTACTTGGTTCCATTATCTTTCGAAATATTATAGTAGCCATGATGG TTACTAACTTCCAGAATATCAGGAATGAGCTGAATGAGGAGATGACACATCTGGAGGTTCAGCATAAAGCCGACATATTCAAGCGGCAGATTATCCAGAG AAGACAAAACCTGTCCCCTGAGGCAATGAGGTCAAGCCTTAGCAAAGTGGATGCCAG AAATGCCAATCAACAAAGGGAATCTGTGGACTTATCAAAAGCTTTTGAAGAAGAGTCTAAACACAATGCTGATGAAGAGGGTTCAAGAGCACCTGTGTCAAAAACAAAAGCGTCCTtgtcaaaaatgaaaaagtcctcctcttccccctcctctcacTCTTCTTACTTCTCATCTTCATCCTATTCCTCTTCTTCTGACTCCAGATATGTAGACCCCATTG GTCAGTTGGACTGGGAGACTCACGTACACCAGAATCTGCCTGGACTAATGCAAATGGATCAGGATGATCAAGTTGTTTGGCCTAGAGATTCACTCTTCCGATATTTTGAGTTGCTAGAAAAGCTTCAGTATAACCTAGAGGAGCGTAAGCAGTTGCAGGAGTTTGCAG TGCAGGCGCTGATGAACTTTGAAGACAAGTAA
- the CATSPER2 gene encoding cation channel sperm-associated protein 2 isoform X2, translated as MATSHPTGHVQLPRADAIRSRLIDTFSLIEHLQGLSQAVPRHTIREIVELLESSNTKLWSLKLTLEVAAWFILLIFILEILLMWISSFFLFWKNAWNVFDFVVTVSSLLPEVVVLVGVTGQSVWLQLLRICRVLRSLKLFARFRQIRVIILALMRALKSMTFLLMLLLIFFYIFAVTGVYFFEDYTRSTRQDLEYHMFFSDLLNSLVTVFILFTMDHWYALLQDTWKVPEVSRAFSSIYVILWLLLGSIIFRNIIVAMMVTNFQNIRNELNEEMTHLEVQHKADIFKRQIIQRRQNLSPEAMRSSLSKVDARNANQQRESVDLSKAFEEESKHNADEEGSRAPVSKTKASLSKMKKSSSSPSSHSSYFSSSSYSSSSDSRYVDPIGQLDWETHVHQNLPGLMQMDQDDQVVWPRDSLFRYFELLEKLQYNLEERKQLQEFAVQALMNFEDK; from the exons ATGGCCACCAGTCACCCAACAGGACACGTGCAACTGCCCCGAGCTGATGCCATTCGTTCACGTCTCATTGATACTTTCTCTCTCATCGAGCATCTGCAAGGCTTGAGCCAAGCTGTGCCAAGACACACTATCCGAGAGATAGTTG AACTGCTTGAATCCTCAAATACCAAACTGTGGTCACTGAAACTGACACTGGAGGTGGCAGCTTGGTTCATCTTGCTTATTTTCATCTTAGAGATCCTTCTTATGTGGATATCCAgctttttcctcttctggaagAATGCCTGGAATGTCTTTGATTTTGTTGTCACAGTATCG TCCCTGCTTCCTGAAGTTGTGGTACTGGTAGGGGTAACAGGCCAGTCTGTGTGGCTCCAGTTGCTGAGGATCTGCCGGGTGCTAAGATCTCTCAAACTCTTTGCACGATTCCGTCAAATTCGAGTCATTATTTTGGCCCTCATGAGGGCTCTCAAG AGCATGACCTTCCTCTTGATGTTGCTGCTCATCTTCTTCTACATTTTTGCTGTGACTGGTGTCTACTTCTTTGAGGATTACACCCGTTCAACTCGCCAGGACCTGGAGTACCACATGTTCTTCTC GGACCTGCTGAATTCTCTGGTGACAGTGTTCATCCTCTTCACCATGGACCATTGGTATGCACTGCTTCAGGATACCTGGAAGGTGCCTGAAGTCAGCCGTGCCTTCAGCAGCATCTATGTCATCCTTTGGTTGTTACTTGGTTCCATTATCTTTCGAAATATTATAGTAGCCATGATGG TTACTAACTTCCAGAATATCAGGAATGAGCTGAATGAGGAGATGACACATCTGGAGGTTCAGCATAAAGCCGACATATTCAAGCGGCAGATTATCCAGAG AAGACAAAACCTGTCCCCTGAGGCAATGAGGTCAAGCCTTAGCAAAGTGGATGCCAG AAATGCCAATCAACAAAGGGAATCTGTGGACTTATCAAAAGCTTTTGAAGAAGAGTCTAAACACAATGCTGATGAAGAGGGTTCAAGAGCACCTGTGTCAAAAACAAAAGCGTCCTtgtcaaaaatgaaaaagtcctcctcttccccctcctctcacTCTTCTTACTTCTCATCTTCATCCTATTCCTCTTCTTCTGACTCCAGATATGTAGACCCCATTG GTCAGTTGGACTGGGAGACTCACGTACACCAGAATCTGCCTGGACTAATGCAAATGGATCAGGATGATCAAGTTGTTTGGCCTAGAGATTCACTCTTCCGATATTTTGAGTTGCTAGAAAAGCTTCAGTATAACCTAGAGGAGCGTAAGCAGTTGCAGGAGTTTGCAG TGCAGGCGCTGATGAACTTTGAAGACAAGTAA